GGATCGGCGTGGCGTCGGCGGTCGGAAAGGGAAATTCGTCCCTGTCCGGCTTCGGCATTGTGACTTTGGCGTCCGTATTTCCGATTTTGGGAGTGCTGCTGCTGGCGATCTATGTCGCTTTCACGGCTTCGCCGGAGTCCATCGTTGCCGCCGCGTCGGCCCACGCCGCAAACGCGGCCCAGGCGTCGCTGGCCTGGTATGAGTCCACTCCCGGATTGGAAATTGTCATGGGCGTTCGGGCCATTGTGCCGTTGGTTCTCTTTCTGGTGATCGTTTTGACCGTGGTGCTCCGGCAACGGATCGCCAATCCAGGAGTTACATGGTACGGAATCACCCTGGCAGTCGCGGGAATGGTGTTGTTCAACATGGGGCTGACCTATGGCCTCGCCAAACTCGGCAATCAGTCTGGCAGTCTGGTCCCCGGCGCGTTCGCGAGAATCGAAACCGTTCCCGGCTCGCCCTTGTATGCGACCAGTCTCGGAATCTTTATCGCCGCGCTTTTTGCCTGGATTCTGGGCTTTGGAGCGACGCTGGCGGAACCGGCGTTGAATGCGCTCGGACTCACGGTGGAGAATCTCACCAACGGCGCATTCAAGAAGTCCATGTTGATGTACTCCGTCTCATTTGGAGTCGCGATCGGGATTGCGTTGGGGGTCCTCAAAATCATTTTTGGATTTCCGGTGATGTACATTATCGTTATCGGCAACCTTCTCGCGATCGTTCTGACCTATTTCTCGACCGAGGAATTCGTCAACGTGGGCTGGGACAGTGCGGGCGTCACGACGGGTCCCGTGACGGTGCCGCTGGTCCTGGCGATGGGTCTCGGATTTGGCAAGGCCGTCGGAGCCATTGAAGGCTTTGGAATTCTCGCGGCAGCTTCGGTCTGCCCAATCATTTCCGTTCTGGCGCTCGGACTTTACGTCCAGTGGAAGGCTAAAAAGCAATACCTCCAGACGGAACAAGCTCAGTCAGCCAATGGAGTCCTGGTCACATGAGTCAACGAAACCTGACCGTCTTAACCGATGTCGCGCTGATCACTTGCATTGTCCAACGCGGCATTGCCGATACGCTAGTCAAGGCGGCGCGCGAAGCGGGAGCACAGGGCGCCACGGTTTATTTTGCGCGCGGGACCGGGATCCGCGAGCGGCTTGGGATCCTGGGCGTGGCCGTGGAAGTCGAAAAGGAAGTCATTAACGTCGTCGTGTCCACGGATCAGGTGGACCGCATCTTCGAAAAGATGTATCTGGCGGGAAAACTGGACACTCCGGGGATGGGCTTCATGT
This genomic interval from Verrucomicrobiota bacterium contains the following:
- a CDS encoding DUF1538 domain-containing protein — its product is MAQEVRFGDYLREVGVQANQISYRHLMPQIQKDKDGSDLPYDPPKLKLRLIDVYRLLQPYVSVRFLEQARAVIPLAIYLALFQWIVLKQTVADASIVGAGLFAVLIGLMLFMEGLKLGLMPFGENIGNTLPRKVKLPIVLLIAFILGVGVTFAEPAIGALQVAGSIVDPQKAPYLYTLLADRSGATVLIVGIGVGVAAVLGILRFIYGWSLKPLIYWSLGPTLLVSAYAQFHPELAKVIGLAWDCGGVTTGPVTVPLVLALGIGVASAVGKGNSSLSGFGIVTLASVFPILGVLLLAIYVAFTASPESIVAAASAHAANAAQASLAWYESTPGLEIVMGVRAIVPLVLFLVIVLTVVLRQRIANPGVTWYGITLAVAGMVLFNMGLTYGLAKLGNQSGSLVPGAFARIETVPGSPLYATSLGIFIAALFAWILGFGATLAEPALNALGLTVENLTNGAFKKSMLMYSVSFGVAIGIALGVLKIIFGFPVMYIIVIGNLLAIVLTYFSTEEFVNVGWDSAGVTTGPVTVPLVLAMGLGFGKAVGAIEGFGILAAASVCPIISVLALGLYVQWKAKKQYLQTEQAQSANGVLVT
- a CDS encoding P-II family nitrogen regulator; this encodes MSQRNLTVLTDVALITCIVQRGIADTLVKAAREAGAQGATVYFARGTGIRERLGILGVAVEVEKEVINVVVSTDQVDRIFEKMYLAGKLDTPGMGFMYITPLEKAATYIPPHILEKLPKKSG